The Rhodothermales bacterium genomic sequence GCTGCGAGCGCGTCAGCCCGCAATGAACTTGCTGCTCCGGCGACGCCCCCCGCCGGCACGTTCAATTCCACGCGTGCAAACTTGTCTCTAAGCTCCACAACCAGCCGCTCGGCCGTTTTTCGGCCCACACCGGGGATTCCGGTCAGGATGCCGACATCGCCGCGGACAACATGCTCTTGAAGGTCCGCGGGCGGAAATGCGGACAGTGCCGCAAGCGCGAGTTTCGGACCGACGCCCGACACGCTCAGCATGGCCTCGAAAATCGACCGCTGATCTACATCAGCAAAGCCGTACAGTAGAATCGCATCTTCCCGAACATAGTGATGTGTATGGAGGATGGCCTGCTTGCCCGCGTCGGGAAGCTTCTCGTACGTAGAAGTCGGAATGCGGATCTCATACCCGATACCCTGGACGTCGATAACCACTTCGGTGGCCTTCTTCGAAACCAATTTCCCCGACACGTAGGTGATCATGCGTCCGTCTTTCCTGATTTGTTTTTCTTTGCGGCGTCCCGATTCCAGCGCATCACGATTGGCACCCGCCTTCCCATACCGAACGCCTTGGTACTTACGCGTATTCCGGGTGCTGCCTGCCGCCGCTTGTATTCGTTGCGATCGACCATGTCCAGAATGCTTCTCACAAGCGGTTCGTCGAATGAAGTCGACTCCACAATCTCGTCCAGCTCCTGCTGGTC encodes the following:
- the ruvA gene encoding Holliday junction branch migration protein RuvA, with protein sequence MITYVSGKLVSKKATEVVIDVQGIGYEIRIPTSTYEKLPDAGKQAILHTHHYVREDAILLYGFADVDQRSIFEAMLSVSGVGPKLALAALSAFPPADLQEHVVRGDVGILTGIPGVGRKTAERLVVELRDKFARVELNVPAGGVAGAASSLRADALAALEALGLSRAGAERSISRALKEHPGITSVEELVRHALQAG